Proteins encoded within one genomic window of Fusarium musae strain F31 chromosome 4, whole genome shotgun sequence:
- a CDS encoding hypothetical protein (EggNog:ENOG41~BUSCO:EOG09263D2P): MAAKVKNLMSAAHTAGIFADIAVDGPEIGTLVAIVDRAKNLPNRKTIGKQDPYCAARLGKEARKTTTDIRGGQTPKWDQELRFTVHDCPDYYQLKLSIFTDDKRTDLIGESWIDLRGIIVPGGGQNDFWQTLTCKGKYAGEIRVEITFYDTRPKPDKPAPKQKQIAPSEPDQGSVKQRTPVKRRPLPSDPVTGEAPAVTPPPPVPAPTTAPQPAPLPAPTAAPSGPDHRTPLRTHGKQASHSGSFVPTQSPLQAVEYNTPPSHSSRRHTEQYPPSPHGSVPQEYITPSREAPRQSRRSMVPYEGAHPQYDEREYSSRYTPQQELMDPRVQYSPQPDQMDPRGHYSPQQDPYQQHPPLPDDPRQYSPVDNERPPPPPAHRSRHNSTGQELVPRGSFDTSPNKMPQMRHDVLRHEAQRQSMVAYPGRPAFRAYDSAPAANQSTPPNTNSYDALPRHSSYDASYDPHYRSMQPTVEDVPEASGPPGQNVAQNGSQFQRSDELCFDDNPSPAPLVLRRSPVPAPAPFRDDYSPSHAPQDYHNPEDWQVTVSPSHGRGYSRNAGDNSYYPQNGQGHYQGHSTDMTVAHRQNPHNYAPPPLPAALVPGLDAGQSQELTNLIYEDRRHDRRQHSQSMSSMQTPPRGRPRDESFQEYSQPPPEHAYAVQPYNRRAITYNLPEQQIVKPRAVSPDPRTSPNTQHRIKRKSVSPAPPLEDQRRKSDIPFGPDSYDALNPSLVSSKDGASPSPDFLDEEPKKIITYDGREIDPSDHLPMETWAPEPEKKQPESTPTEIRSRPPLSGAQPMPPSTRRPPRSGRHSMSAVNPSCSFSDEPRTPPQAGRTRLQKRTNRTSAGNSPAASSPLAPISKDNYQERAPYGNASLRGLPRAGTWDFEDENRGAYGGPPIPAKIPLPMMSGANGTGQELALVQEMQRIDIGTGRSRRRGGY, encoded by the exons ATGGCAGCCAAAGTCAAGAATCTTATGAGTGCAGCGCACACTGCGGGCATCTTTGCCGATATTGCGGTGGACGGCCCAGAGATTGGAACCCTGGTCGCTATCGTCGATCGGGCCAAGAACTTGCCGAATCGCAAGACGATCGGGAAGCAGGACCCTTACTGCGCAGCCAGATTAGGAAAGGAAGCCAGAAAGACAACGACAGATATCAGAGGTGGACAAACACCGAAATG GGATCAAGAACTTCGTTTCACAGTCCATGACTGCCCGGATTACTACCAACTCAAGTTATCTATCTTCACAGACGACAAGCGGACAGATCTGATTGGAGAATCCTGGATAGACCTCAGAGGAATCATTGTGCCTGGGGGCGGCCAAAATGACTTTTGGCAAACATTAACTTGCAAAGGCAAATATGCTGGAGAGATCCGAGTTGAAATCACTTTCTACGATACTCGACCAAAGCCAGACAAGCCCGCACCGAAACAAAAGCAGATTGCACCCAGCGAACCCGACCAGGGATCTGTTAAGCAAAGAACGCCCGTTAAGAGACGTCCTTTGCCGTCCGATCCTGTTACTGGTGAGGCTCCAGCTGTGACTCCTCCACCCCCTGTTCCAGCTCCAACGACAGCACCCCAGCCAGCTCCCTTACCGGCGCCTACAGCAGCACCTAGTGGTCCTGATCACCGCACGCCTTTACGAACTCACGGCAAACAAGCTTCACACTCAGGAAGCTTTGTCCCAACACAGTCCCCTTTGCAAGCTGTCGAGTACAACACGCCGCCGTCACACTCATCGCGCCGTCACACGGAGCAATACCCCCCTTCTCCACACGGGTCTGTCCCACAGGAGTATATAACACCAAGTCGTGAGGCACCCCGCCAGTCGCGGAGGTCGATGGTTCCTTATGAGGGAGCTCACCCGCAGTACGATGAGCGGGAGTATAGCTCAAGATACACACCACAACAGGAGCTGATGGACCCTCGAGTTCAATACTCTCCTCAACCAGATCAGATGGATCCTCGAGGCCATTACTCTCCCCAACAGGACCCCTACCAGCAGCATCCGCCACTGCCAGATGATCCCAGGCAGTACTCGCCAGTAGATAATGAAcgtcctccaccaccacccgCCCACAGAAGCAGACACAACAGCACAGGCCAGGAACTTGTGCCCAGAGGAAGCTTTGATACGTCACCAAACAAGATGCCACAGATGAGACATGACGTTTTGAGACATGAGGCCCAGAGACAGTCAATGGTGGCTTATCCTGGACGCCCGGCATTTCGGGCATATGATTCAGCCCCTGCCGCCAATCAATCCACCCCGCCAAACACAAACAGCTATGATGCTTTGCCCAGACATAGCTCTTATGACGCCAGTTATGATCCCCATTACAGATCTATGCAGCCCACAGTTGAGGATGTCCCTGAAGCCTCAGGTCCACCTGGTCAAAACGTTGCCCAAAATGGCTCACAGTTCCAGCGTTCCGATGAGCTTTGCTTCGATGACAACCCCAGCCCTGCACCTCTCGTCCTGCGACGATCTCCTGTTCCTGCTCCGGCTCCATTCCGGGACGATTACTCGCCATCGCACGCGCCCCAAGATTACCACAACCCTGAGGACTGGCAGGTGACAGTGTCACCATCTCATGGCCGAGGCTATTCAAGAAACGCCGGGGATAATTCCTATTATCCCCAGAATGGCCAAGGCCATTACCAAGGCCACTCGACTGACATGACTGTCGCGCATAGGCAAAACCCACACAACTATGCTCCGCCGCCTCTCCCAGCAGCTCTCGTGCCGGGTTTGGATGCAGGCCAGTCTCAGGAATTGACGAATCTCATATATGAGGACCGCCGACATGACCGAAGGCAGCATTCTCAGAGCATGTCTAGTATGCAAACGCCTCCTCGAGGGCGCCCGAGGGACGAGTCGTTCCAAGAATATAGCCAGCCGCCACCCGAGCATGCCTATGCTGTTCAGCCGTACAACCGGCGGGCAATCACTTACAACCTGCCGGAGCAACAAATTGTAAAGCCTCGAGCCGTCTCGCCCGATCCACGCACAAGCCCCAACACACAACACAGGATCAAGCGTAAATCGGTCAGTCCTGCACCACCGCTCGAAGATCAGAGGAGAAAGTCAGATATTCCTTTTGGACCAGACTCATATGATGCATTGAACCCCAGCCTTGTTTCGTCCAAAGACGGAGCAAGCCCGTCACCGGATTTCTTGGACGAGGAGCCAAAGAAAATCATCACATACGACGGACGGGAGATTGATCCTTCTGACCATCTTCCTATGGAGACATGGGCCCCTGAACCGGAAAAGAAGCAACCGGAGTCTACCCCGACCGAAATACGCTCACGACCTCCCTTATCAGGGGCACAACCAATGCCTCCAAGCACTCGAAGGCCACCTCGTAGTGGGCGTCATTCGATGTCCGCCGTCAATCCATCTTGTTCATTCTCCGACGAACCACGCACACCCCCACAGGCCGGTCGCACCCGTCTTCAGAAGCGCACTAACCGCACTTCGGCTGGCAACTCCCCAGCAGCCTCCAGTCCACTGGCTCCAATTTCTAAGGATAATTACCAGGAGAGGGCTCCATACGGAAATGCTTCGCTTCGCGGCCTACCTCGTGCAGGAACATGGGACTTTGAAGACGAGAATCGGGGTGCATATGGTGGTCCTCCCATTCCAGCAAAGATCCCTCTGCCCATGATGAGCGGTGCCAATGGCACGGGGCAGGAGTTAGCATTAGTACAGGAGATGCAGCGAATTGATATTGGGACAGGCAGGTCCCGACGCAGGGGAGGATACTAA
- a CDS encoding hypothetical protein (BUSCO:EOG09261MMR), which produces MAAQVGPLPQLKLPSGPTPITAEQRYWKTFKNQLLIPSPTSYPVVHISANNDSFAVTTGTRIQIYSNRTRKLQKTITRFGDVARSGEIRKDGRVLAAGDDTGKIQVFDVNSRAILKTWTQHKQPAWTTKFSPTELTTLLSASDDKTVRLWDLPSNDPTTTFVGHSDYVRCANFMPGTMSNMIVSGSYDSTVKLWDPRAGSNSAVMTFKHAAPIEDVLSMPTGTAVLAAAGESISVLDLVAARPLHMITNHQKTVTSLSLASNGRRLVSGGLEGHVKVFETTGWNVVSSTKYQSPVLSVKVIPSSDDADSSDRHLAVGMQSGVLSVRTRLTGAEANREAEREKEMAALVAGTIEAHDAKRKKRKRRVTAAKKLDMVGEGADVVIANESRAYKKKERPWQSDLRHARYARALDQVLDKDSPEHSPLNVLTLLLALRHRSALQDALESRDEHTVQPILKWVCSHICDPRYVSVCVEVGLHLLELYAEFVGGSAELHEGFRTLHRRVRVEVERAQVACQTGGMLESLMVGTL; this is translated from the coding sequence ATGGCTGCTCAGGTGGGACCTCTGCCACAGCTCAAGCTGCCTTCGGGCCCTACGCCAATCACTGCCGAACAACGATACTGGAAGACGTTCAAGAACCAGCTTCTGATTCCGTCACCAACATCGTATCCCGTCGTTCACATCTCGGCCAATAACGATTCTTTCGCAGTCACCACAGGCACACGCATTCAGATCTACTCGAATCGAACGCGCAAGCTTCAAAAGACTATTACGCGCTTTGGGGACGTCGCACGTAGCGGTGAGATCAGGAAAGATGGAAGGGTACTGGCGGCTGGTGATGATACGGGAAAGATTCAGGTCTTCGATGTCAATTCTAGGGCGATCCTCAAGACATGGACGCAGCATAAGCAGCCAGCTTGGACAACCAAGTTCTCGCCGACTGAGCTGACGACCTTGTTGAGCGCTAGCGACGATAAAACTGTTCGACTTTGGGATCTCCCAAGCAACGACCCGACGACTACATTTGTTGGTCACTCAGACTACGTTCGATGCGCCAACTTCATGCCTGGCACCATGTCCAACATGATTGTCTCAGGAAGCTATGACTCGACTGTCAAGCTTTGGGACCCCAGGGCAGGAAGCAACAGTGCGGTCATGACTTTCAAGCATGCTGCGCCTATTGAAGATGTGCTGTCTATGCCCACTGGAACCGCAGTTCTTGCAGCTGCGGGTGAATCCATCAGCGTTCTCGACCTTGTTGCCGCGCGCCCTCTGCACATGATTACCAACCACCAGAAGACAGTCACTTCTCTCAGCCTCGCGTCCAATGGCCGACGACTTGTCAGTGGTGGCCTGGAGGGTCATGTTAAAGTGTTCGAAACGACTGGATGGAACGTTGTCTCGAGCACCAAGTATCAATCTCCCGTCCTGTCCGTCAAGGTTATCCCGTCTAGTGATGATGCCGATTCAAGCGACCGACATCTGGCAGTTGGTATGCAGTCTGGTGTTCTTAGTGTGCGAACCCGCCTCACTGGAGCCGAGGCCAACAGAGAAGCCGAACGGGAGAAGGAAATGGCTGCTCTGGTTGCTGGAACCATTGAAGCCCATGATGCCAAACGTAAGAagcggaagaggagagttACCGCAGCAAAGAAGTTGGATATGGTTGGCGAGGGGGCCGATGTTGTCATTGCAAACGAGTCTCGCGCCTACAAGAAAAAGGAGCGCCCGTGGCAGAGTGACCTACGACATGCTCGATATGCGCGTGCACTCGATCAAGTCCTCGACAAAGACTCACCTGAGCATTCACCTCTCAACGTGCTGACCCTTCTCCTGGCCCTTCGCCATCGCAGTGCTCTCCAAGATGCCTTGGAGTCTCGAGACGAGCACACAGTTCAGCCGATCTTGAAATGGGTTTGCAGTCACATCTGTGACCCTCGATATGTTAGTGTCTGCGTAGAAGTTGGCCTCCACCTTCTCGAGCTCTACGCAGAGTTCGTAGGTGGTTCAGCAGAGCTGCATGAAGGCTTTAGGACTTTACACCGCCGAGTTAGGGTCGAGGTGGAGAGAGCTCAGGTAGCATGCCAAACCGGAGGTATGCTCGAGAGTCTGATGGTCGGGACCCTCTAA
- a CDS encoding hypothetical protein (EggNog:ENOG41) has product MNVATTRARLGQFIINPGKKNPLEWPLKNPVAFLEERNAVISLRGCCRWCLMCQNCCKTGHLATDCKFKPKCVRCDGAPHATRNCPRTEEDAISASASEPITAEDGIQRDVLNPPRVNFSDSRRSKKNSASREEAFAKSNKHQDAVRKAYRNALQALRKVRKDQDVQDLGTDEQVDLVSNEEAGS; this is encoded by the coding sequence ATGAATGTCGCTACGACTCGTGCTCGTCTTGGCCAGTTCATTATTAATCCGGGCAAGAAGAATCCCCTTGAGTGGCCCTTGAAAAACCCCGTTGCTTTCCTCGAGGAACGAAATGCAGTTATCAGTCTCAGGGGCTGCTGCCGTTGGTGCTTGATGTGCCAGAACTGCTGTAAGACTGGCCATCTTGCCACCGACTGCAAATTCAAGCCGAAGTGTGTTCGGTGCGATGGAGCACCCCATGCGACTCGCAACTGTCCTCGCACGGAGGAAGACGCAATCTCCGCATCCGCATCCGAACCGATCACTGCTGAAGATGGCATTCAACGAGATGTTCTCAACCCTCCGCGGGTCAACTTCTCCGATTCGAGGCGATCTAAGAAGAACAGCGCCTCTCGTGAGGAAGCTTTTGCTAAGTCCAACAAACACCAGGACGCAGTGCGAAAGGCCTATCGCAATGCTCTGCAGGCGCTTCGTAAGGTCAGGAAGGACCAAGACGTTCAGGATCTTGGGACTGATGAACAGGTCGATCTTGTGTCTAATGAGGAAGCAGGCAGCTAG
- a CDS encoding hypothetical protein (EggNog:ENOG41): MSRDPMFSEDIDMSNPVNHIHLAAEKVRHLHIHIDRSEVFVIDNLEFKRNLKLYPPVMQNIASAVASQFRKNSQGSFEARFIHEESFDRSWPDILADVTQFTKPYADYLMDSRYGYADLAFRNLGPIDPDDRPDRPNKASTFFISAEHHTVALLASAAKEQEMRDDRASRLLNTSIRAVVWRDEYSTWKPSENDLEKYDIFLTTLHITSR, translated from the coding sequence ATGTCAAGGGATCCGATGTTCTCAGAGGATATTGATATGTCAAACCCTGTCAACCACATTCACCTCGCGGCTGAGAAAGTTCGCCATCTTCACATTCACATTGACCGGTCCGAGGTCTTTGTCATTGACAACTTGGAGTTTAAACGCAATCTCAAACTGTATCCTCCTGTCATGCAGAACATCGCTTCTGCCGTCGCTAGCCAATTCAGAAAGAATAGCCAGGGATCTTTTGAGGCACGGTTCATCCATGAGGAATCATTTGATCGTTCTTGGCCAGATATCCTCGCTGATGTCACGCAGTTCACCAAACCATACGCAGACTATCTTATGGATAGTCGTTACGGTTACGCGGACCTGGCCTTCAGGAACTTAGGCCCAATCGACCCTGATGACCGACCTGATCGTCCAAACAAGGCCTCTACCTTCTTCATTAGTGCCGAGCATCACACTGTCGCCTTACTAGCCAGTGCTGCCAAAGAACAAGAGATGCGTGATGACCGTGCGTCCAGACTGCTCAATACGTCCATACGAGCTGTTGTTTGGCGTGATGAATACTCTACATGGAAACCCAGCGAGAATGATCTCGAGAAATACGACATCTTCTTGACCACCCTCCATATTACCTCTAGGTGA
- the ATG5 gene encoding autophagy protein 5: protein MSSSIPQALWNARIPLHITHPASPTTPFITSIPRFSYLALLIPRLSIFFNSPCSSFHFEDVQLRNLAVGLLVDLYQPRLPWRLTVNDGVGWDIADTFLNCVKEADFIRNGNANQIMKMSKDNTTQLWNAVIDNDQSSFNRINSHLLNAPTALKHVPIRVYIPTTASDSPSQASSEQATFKVIQSLVPATNSDRRPKILGQALKEMLPELFPNSRDPILAKVVMHGAGVPFDAPIEELMREASYPDGWICLVVIVL from the exons ATGTCCTCTTCCATCCCACAAGCTTTATGGAACGCCCGGATTCCACTGCACATTACTCATCCCGCCTCACCGACAACGCCTTTCATCACTAGTATTCCGCGCTTCAGCTACCTGGCTCTTCTCATCCCGAGACTGTCGATTTTCTTTAACTCGCCCTGCTCCAGCTTCCACTTTGAAGATGTGCAGTTGAGGAACCTGGCTGTGGGATTGCTGGTAGACCTGTATCAACCCCGCCTGCCGTGGAGGTTGACCGTGAACGATGGAGTAGGCTGGGACATTGCGGATACCTTTCTCAACTGCGTGAAAGAG GCTGACTTCATCCGCAATGGCAATGCAAACCAAATCATGAAAATGTCAAAAGACAACACCACCCAACTTTGGAACGCTGTCATTGACAATGACCAATCATCCTTCAACCGTATCAATAGCCATCTACTCAACGCACCAACAGCACTCAAACATGTCCCTATTCGCGTCTACATCCCCACCACCGCCTCGGACTCGCCGTCACAAGCGTCTTCCGAGCAGGCCACCTTCAAAGTCATCCAGTCTCTTGTACCAGCGACAAATTCAGACCGCCGCCCTAAAATCTTGGGTCAGGCTCTCAAAGAGATGTTGCCAGAGCTGTTCCCAAATAGCCGAGATCCTATTCTCGCCAAGGTGGTGATGCACGGAGCTGGGGTGCCATTTGATGCACCCATAGAGGAACTGATGCGGGAAGCCTCATACCCCGACGGATGGATATGCCTGGTTGTTATTGTGCTGTGA
- a CDS encoding hypothetical protein (EggNog:ENOG41) — MKTLLGPSLLNSYHRFNGERTSKHSPADIDERAHNIRAHGAGVNTLALEKFDGRILLSGGAEGGIKVWNLEDAGNPNKLHTFRPVSSIARSTREESSPGHSHGVTHVAFYPFDPDAFLSSSYDKKLKLWATQRCTLSATFDLNATIYSHSTSPVADHLIVACATQNPAVRLVDLKSGSAVQALVAHGGPVLSTAWSPRHEHILVSGHADGKVRIWDIRRSGGVVALLDQEDSLGIVHKMKHLSAAGVDSSQIPHFRNSAQAHDDAVNGLQWTDDGKYIISAGLDRRIRVWDAATGANTLASFGSLIQNQHAKTASILVSPAHLTSGNNLLFWPNDQEILILDLHDGHVVTRLRSPGVTNPIGPRGGEMGRNRITSIVWRASGGTGRPVGPTMGGGNSVGAVYSSHMDGKIRAWSPQIPGPEDVAAEEETHEAEEAKQKKRKAVDDAYRSLMGKKITFT; from the exons ATGAAGACTTTACTCGGTCCATCACTTCTGAACTCTTAC CACCGCTTCAATGGTGAAAGAACGTCCAAGCATAGCCCTGCAGATATAGACGAGCGTGCGCACAATATAAGAGCACATGGCGCGGGCGTTAATACACTcgcccttgagaagttcgATGGACGTATCCTTCTCTCTGGGGGAGCCGAAGGAGGCATCAAGGTCTGGAACTTGGAAGACGCTGGAAATCCCAACAAGTTGCACACTTTCCGCCCCGTGAGCAGCATCGCCAGGTCTACGAGAGAGGAGTCTTCCCCCGGGCATAGTCACGGTGTCACTCATGTTGCCTTTTATCCTTTCGATCCGGATGCTTTTCTTTCAAGTTCTTAcgacaagaagctgaagctatGGGCGACTCAGCGTTGCACTCTGTCGGCCACCTTCGACCTGAACGCAACTATTTACTCCCACTCCACAAGCCCTGTAGCAGATCATCTTATTGTGGCGTGTGCCACGCAGAACCCAGCAGTTCGTCTGGTGGATTTGAAATCAGGGTCTGCTGTACAAGCTCTTGTAGCGCATGGCGGCCCTGTTTTGTCAACTGCATGGAGTCCGCGCCACGAGCATATTCTTGTCAGTGGCCATGCAGATGGGAAAGTCAGAATATGGGATATTCGTCGTTCTGGTGGTGTTGTGGCACTGCTCGACCAGGAAGACTCGCTGGGTATCGTTCACAAAATGAAGCATCTCAGTGCCGCAGGGGTGGATTCCAGCCAGATCCCACACTTCCGTAACTCGGCACAGGCGCACGATGATGCAGTGAATGGCTTGCAGTGGACTGACGATGGGAAATACATCATCTCAGCTGGTCTCGACCGTCGCATTCGTGTTTGGGACGCTGCCACGGGGGCCAATACTCTCGCCAGTTTTGGCTCCCTTATTCAGAACCAACACGCCAAGACAGCAAGTATTTTGGTTTCTCCGGCGCATCTCACAAGTGGCAATAATCTTCTCTTCTGGCCAAATGATCAGGAAATTCTTATCCTCGATCTTCACGATGGCCATGTTGTGACACGGCTCCGGAGCCCTGGTGTGACGAACCCTATAGGGCCACGAGGGGGCGAGATGGGAAGAAACAGGATCACGAGTATAGTTTGGCGCGCATCAGGGGGGACGGGACGCCCAGTTGGTCCTACTATGGGTGGCGGCAACTCGGTTGGGGCCGTATATAGCTCCCATATGGACGGGAAAATTCGAGCTTGGTCACCCCAAATACCTGGGCCTGAGGATGTAGCTGCGGAAGAGGAGACGCATGAGGCAGAGGAGGCTaaacagaagaagagaaaggctgTCGACGATGCATATAGAAGTCTTatgggcaagaagatcaccTTTACGTAG
- a CDS encoding hypothetical protein (EggNog:ENOG41), producing the protein MDISKSDSRIAPLYQSGVSSKRDSVATEQDPNKRSKRRHATVYDAVAGILLSRDRPIQSSQKSGKVSYDQGPVTEPEELQYTARHPKAIRYSTKDIPLAPDEILFRRKDAPVRYLEHDIYYAHEHDLPCGGQGVLPDSDLLKAIHAYTSAFYSVRNRERQPPDSRNITERSMDETALLAFGILLEEAGKEVLGRRGDLVFTEGADDGPVDASEPVQDETRLVGHHDISLRGRPKRRKTGASDVE; encoded by the coding sequence ATGGACATCTCAAAGAGCGATTCACGTATAGCACCATTGTATCAAAGTGGCGTCTCGTCCAAACGAGATTCTGTGGCTACCGAGCAGGATCCTAATAAGCGATCAAAACGCAGACATGCAACTGTCTATGATGCTGTAGCAGGTATCTTGCTCTCCCGTGATCGTCCGATTCAAAGCTCACAAAAATCAGGCAAAGTCTCATATGACCAAGGTCCCGTAACGGAACCGGAAGAGTTACAGTATACAGCTCGTCACCCCAAGGCAATCAGATACTCCACAAAAGATATCCCCTTGGCTCCTGACGAAATTCTATTCAGGCGGAAAGATGCACCCGTGCGTTACTTGGAGCACGACATCTACTACGCTCATGAACACGACCTGCCCTGTGGGGGGCAGGGTGTCCTGCCAGATAGTGACCTCCTCAAAGCCATTCACGCTTATACCAGTGCTTTTTACAGCGTCAGAAACCGCGAGCGCCAACCTCCGGATAGCCGAAACATTACTGAACGGAGCATGGATGAGACAGCTCTCTTGGCGTTTGGTATCCTCTTAGAAGAAGCTGGCAAGGAGGTCCTTGGTCGACGAGGCGACCTAGTCTTCACTGAAGGTGCAGATGACGGCCCTGTTGATGCATCCGAGCCAGTCCAAGATGAGACCCGGCTCGTTGGGCATCACGACATCTCCTTGCGGGGACGTCCTAAGCGGAGAAAGACTGGCGCAAGTGATGTTGAATGA